From Macaca mulatta isolate MMU2019108-1 chromosome 3, T2T-MMU8v2.0, whole genome shotgun sequence, the proteins below share one genomic window:
- the LRRC4 gene encoding leucine-rich repeat-containing protein 4 isoform X1: MKLLWQVTVHHHTWNAILLPVVYLTAQVWILCAAIAAAASAGPQNCPSVCSCSNQFSKVVCTRRGLSEVPQGIPSNTRYLNLMENNIQMIQADTFRHLHHLEVLQLGRNSIRQIEVGAFNGLASLNTLELFDNWLTVIPSGAFEYLSKLRELWLRNNPIESIPSYAFNRVPSLMRLDLGELKKLEYISEGAFEGLFNLKYLNLGMCNIKDMPNLTPLVGLEELEMSGNHFPEIRPGSFHGLSSLKKLWVMNSQVSLIERNAFDGLASLVELNLAHNNLSSLPHDLFTPLRYLVELHLHHNPWNCDCDILWLAWWLREYIPTNSTCCGRCHAPMHMRGRYLVEVDQASFQCSAPFIMDAPRDLNISEGRMAELKCRTPPMSSVKWLLPNGTVLSHASRHPRISVLNDGTLNFSHVLLSDTGVYTCMVTNVAGNSNASAYLNVSTAELNTSNYSFFTTVTVETTEISPEDTTRKYKPVPTTSTGYQPAYTTSTTVLIQTTRVPKQVAVPATDTTDKMQTSLDEVMKTTKIIIGCFVAVTLLAAAMLIVFYKLRKRHQQRSTVTAARTVEIIQVDEDIPAATSAAATAAPSGVSGEGAVVLPTIHDHINYNTYKPAHGAHWTENSLGNSLHPTVTTISEPYIIQTHTKDKVQETQI, from the coding sequence ATGAAGCTCTTGTGGCAGGTaactgtgcaccaccacacctggaatGCCATCCTGCTCCCGGTCGTCTACCTCACGGCGCAAGTGTGGATACTGTGTGCAGCCATCGCTGCTGCCGCCTCAGCCGGGCCCCAGAACTGCCCCTCTGTCTGCTCGTGCAGTAACCAGTTCAGCAAGGTGGTGTGCACCCGCCGGGGCCTCTCCGAGGTCCCGCAGGGTATTCCCTCCAACACCCGGTACCTCAACCTCATGGAGAACAACATCCAGATGATCCAGGCCGACACCTTCCGCCACCTCCACCACCTGGAGGTCCTGCAGTTGGGCAGGAACTCCATCCGGCAGATTGAGGTGGGGGCCTTCAATGGCCTGGCCAGCCTCAACACCCTGGAGCTGTTCGACAACTGGCTGACAGTCATCCCTAGCGGGGCCTTTGAATACCTGTCCAAGCTGCGGGAGCTCTGGCTTCGCAACAACCCCATCGAAAGCATCCCCTCTTACGCCTTCAACCGGGTGCCCTCCCTCATGCGCCTGGACTTGGGGGAGCTCAAGAAGCTGGAGTATATCTCTGAGGGAGCTTTTGAGGGGCTGTTCAACCTCAAATACCTGAACTTGGGCATGTGCAACATTAAAGACATGCCCAATCTCACCCCCCTGGTGGGGCTGGAGGAGCTGGAGATGTCAGGGAACCACTTCCCTGAGATCAGGCCTGGCTCCTTCCATGGCCTGAGCTCCCTCAAGAAGCTCTGGGTCATGAACTCACAGGTCAGCCTGATTGAGCGGAATGCTTTTGACGGGCTGGCTTCACTTGTGGAACTCAACTTGGCCCACAATAACCTCTCTTCTTTGCCCCATGACCTCTTTACCCCGCTGAGGTACCTGGTGGAGTTGCACCTACACCACAATCCTTGGAACTGTGATTGTGACATTCTGTGGCTAGCCTGGTGGCTTCGAGAGTATATACCCACCAATTCCACCTGCTGTGGCCGCTGTCATGCTCCCATGCACATGCGAGGCCGCTACCTCGTGGAGGTGGACCAGGCCTCTTTCCAGTGCTCTGCCCCCTTCATCATGGATGCGCCTCGAGACCTTAATATTTCTGAGGGTCGGATGGCAGAACTTAAGTGTCGGACTCCCCCTATGTCCTCCGTGAAGTGGTTGCTGCCCAATGGGACAGTGCTCAGCCACGCCTCCCGCCACCCACGGATCTCTGTCCTCAACGACGGCACCTTGAACTTTTCCCACGTGCTGCTTTCAGACACTGGGGTATACACATGCATGGTGACCAATGTGGCAGGCAACTCCAACGCCTCGGCCTACCTAAATGTGAGCACGGCCGAGCTCAACACCTCCAACTACAGCTTCTTCACCACAGTAACAGTGGAGACCACGGAGATCTCGCCTGAGGACACAACGCGAAAGTACAAGCCTGTTCCTACCACGTCCACTGGTTACCAGCCGGCATATACCACCTCTACCACGGTGCTCATTCAGACCACCCGTGTGCCCAAGCAGGTGGCAGTACCCGCGACAGACACCACTGACAAGATGCAGACCAGTCTGGATGAAGTCATGAAGACCACCAAGATCATAATTGGCTGCTTTGTGGCAGTGACTCTGCTAGCTGCCGCCATGTTGATTGTCTTCTATAAACTTCGTAAGCGGCACCAGCAGCGGAGTACAGTCACAGCCGCCCGGACTGTTGAGATTATCCAGGTGGACGAAGACATCCCAGCAGCAACATccgcagcagcaacagcagctcCGTCCGGTGTATCAGGTGAGGGGGCAGTAGTGCTGCCCACAATTCATGACCATATTAACTACAACACCTACAAACCAGCACATGGGGCCCACTGGACAGAAAACAGCCTGGGGAACTCTCTGCACCCCACAGTCACCACTATCTCTGAACCTTATATAATTCAGACCCATACCAAGGACAAGGTACAGGAAACTCAAATATGa